One segment of Verrucomicrobiia bacterium DNA contains the following:
- a CDS encoding pyridoxal phosphate-dependent aminotransferase family protein: protein MNRLEPLQQLDGNLIRWRGRTWLGFSGCDYFRLTRHHAVLRAAAAGLHRFGLNVSASRLTTGHHRIYARLETELAKFFGAPEALLLPGGYATSTVVAQALAGEFTHVLLDARAHPALRDAALHFGCPVRPFKHADPADLARVAARCGRRARIIVLTDGLFSHDGSAAPLAAYLAVLPRTAQLLVDDAHGAGVLGAHGRGAPEHAGVPRRRIIQCVTLSKAFGSYGGAVLGARALREKILARSRAFIGCTPLPPPLANAALQAVKILRRDGRRRARLRRNAEYVKAALRAAGWTIPAAPGPILVLHPRSVAQRNSVRRQLLAAGIYPPFLKYAGSPAGFFRFVISSEHTRAQLDLLVQVLADAAVR, encoded by the coding sequence ATGAACCGGCTGGAACCGTTGCAACAACTGGACGGCAATCTCATCCGCTGGCGGGGCCGCACCTGGCTGGGCTTCTCGGGCTGCGATTATTTCCGGCTCACGCGCCATCACGCGGTGTTGCGCGCGGCGGCGGCCGGGCTGCACCGGTTCGGTTTGAACGTCTCCGCCTCGCGGCTCACCACCGGCCATCACCGCATCTACGCCCGGCTCGAAACCGAACTCGCAAAATTTTTCGGCGCGCCGGAGGCGCTGCTGCTGCCGGGCGGTTACGCCACCAGCACCGTCGTGGCGCAGGCGTTGGCAGGCGAATTCACGCACGTGCTGCTGGATGCCCGGGCTCATCCGGCGCTGCGCGATGCGGCCCTGCATTTTGGTTGCCCGGTGCGGCCGTTCAAACACGCCGACCCGGCCGACCTCGCCCGGGTCGCGGCGCGCTGCGGCCGGCGGGCGCGGATCATCGTGCTGACGGACGGATTGTTTTCCCACGACGGTTCGGCCGCGCCGTTGGCTGCGTATCTCGCCGTGCTCCCGCGCACCGCGCAACTGCTCGTGGACGACGCCCACGGCGCGGGTGTGCTGGGCGCCCACGGCCGCGGCGCGCCGGAGCACGCGGGCGTCCCGCGGCGGCGCATCATCCAGTGCGTGACCCTGAGCAAGGCCTTTGGTTCCTACGGCGGCGCCGTGCTGGGTGCGCGGGCGCTGCGGGAAAAAATTCTCGCCCGCAGCCGGGCGTTCATCGGCTGCACGCCACTGCCGCCGCCGCTGGCCAATGCCGCGTTGCAGGCGGTGAAAATTCTGCGCCGCGACGGCCGCCGCCGGGCACGCCTGCGGCGCAACGCGGAATATGTGAAGGCGGCCTTGCGCGCCGCCGGCTGGACGATTCCCGCCGCGCCCGGACCCATCCTTGTGCTGCATCCGCGTTCCGTGGCGCAAAGGAACTCCGTGCGCCGGCAGTTGCTGGCGGCGGGCATCTATCCGCCGTTTCTGAAATACGCCGGCTCGCCCGCGGGGTTTTTCCGCTTCGTCATTTCGAGCGAGCACACGCGGGCGCAGCTGGACTTGCTGGTGCAGGTGCTGGCGGACGCAGCCGTGCGTTGA
- a CDS encoding heparan-alpha-glucosaminide N-acetyltransferase domain-containing protein: MNPAPVAAAPEPQRLMSLDMLRGFDMFWILGADAFVYALNRLSQTAPTRFLATQLDHAEWEGFHFYDLIFPLFVFIMGVSTVYSLTKIIAREGRAAAVKRVVLRGVLLFVIGILYSGGFTNPWPDLRLMGVLNRIALCYLAGGLLFCWCRPRVLVGLAVALLLGYWALLRCVPIRDIQLEKTHLAERAGQAGDTALAAEFRAAGGSSSVNPSAIPNSPVWAATEKMFAATTNRVTGRYDMGLNVANHFDFEYLPARKYDLFWDPEGLLSTLPAIVTGLLGIFAGLFIRHPGFNDQQKVRGLLIAGAVSVVLGFLWGTQFPVIKKIWTSSYVLVAGGYSALLLGTFYWIVDVKKWQAWGRPFLWIGMNPITLYLASNLMGGGGFLKLANRFAGGSVRQFLNAHVATGCGDLVVCVIGISLFVWFARFLYHRKIFLRL, translated from the coding sequence ATGAATCCCGCCCCCGTCGCCGCCGCGCCCGAACCCCAGCGCCTCATGTCGCTCGACATGCTGCGCGGTTTCGACATGTTCTGGATTCTCGGCGCCGACGCGTTCGTCTATGCGCTCAACCGGCTGAGCCAGACCGCGCCGACGCGCTTTCTGGCCACGCAACTCGACCACGCCGAATGGGAGGGCTTTCACTTCTACGACCTCATCTTCCCGCTGTTCGTGTTCATCATGGGCGTCTCGACGGTGTATTCGCTCACCAAAATCATCGCCCGCGAGGGCCGGGCGGCGGCCGTGAAGCGCGTGGTCCTTCGCGGTGTGCTGCTGTTCGTCATCGGCATTCTTTACTCGGGCGGCTTCACCAATCCGTGGCCCGACCTGCGCCTGATGGGCGTGCTGAACCGCATTGCGCTCTGTTACCTCGCCGGCGGCCTGCTGTTCTGCTGGTGCCGGCCGCGCGTGCTGGTCGGTCTGGCCGTGGCGCTTCTGCTCGGCTACTGGGCGCTGCTGCGGTGCGTGCCGATCCGTGACATTCAACTCGAGAAAACGCACCTCGCCGAACGGGCCGGGCAGGCGGGCGACACCGCACTGGCCGCGGAATTTCGCGCCGCGGGCGGGAGTTCCTCGGTCAATCCTTCGGCCATTCCCAACAGCCCGGTCTGGGCCGCGACCGAAAAAATGTTCGCCGCCACGACCAATCGCGTGACCGGCCGTTACGACATGGGCCTGAACGTTGCGAATCATTTCGACTTCGAATACCTGCCCGCGCGCAAATACGACCTGTTCTGGGATCCGGAGGGCCTCTTGAGCACGCTGCCCGCCATCGTCACGGGCCTGCTGGGCATCTTTGCCGGCCTGTTCATCCGCCATCCCGGTTTTAACGACCAGCAGAAAGTGCGCGGCCTGCTGATCGCCGGTGCGGTGAGCGTCGTGCTCGGCTTCCTGTGGGGCACGCAGTTTCCCGTCATCAAAAAAATCTGGACCTCCTCCTACGTGCTGGTGGCCGGTGGTTACAGCGCGCTGCTGCTGGGCACGTTTTACTGGATCGTGGACGTGAAAAAGTGGCAGGCGTGGGGCCGGCCGTTTCTGTGGATCGGCATGAACCCCATCACGCTCTACCTCGCGAGCAACCTGATGGGCGGCGGCGGTTTTCTGAAGCTGGCCAACCGCTTCGCCGGCGGGAGCGTGCGGCAGTTCCTGAACGCCCACGTGGCCACCGGCTGCGGCGATCTGGTCGTGTGCGTGATTGGAATTTCCCTGTTCGTGTGGTTCGCGCGCTTCCTTTACCACCGGAAAATTTTCCTGCGCTTGTAA
- a CDS encoding aminoglycoside phosphotransferase family protein, whose protein sequence is MNSPSYDLRAVAGQFTIHGEYVSAAPYGSGHINDTFCAVFQQAGVPVRYILQRINHHIFKRPAALMENVQRVTAHLARKVAGEPDASRRVLTLIPARDGRAWHVDAAGNHWRAYLFIERARTYDAVESAEQAFKAARAFGEFQRQLADLPAPRLHDTIPDFHHTPKRFAALEKAIAADVAGRAQLARAEINFALAHQPMTRVLLDANLPERVTHNDTKFNNVMLDEATGEGICVIDLDTVMPGLALYDFGDMVRTTTSPAKEDERDLTKVAMQFPMFEALVRGYLAAAGGFLTPAEKQLLACAGKLITFEIGIRFLTDYLAGDVYFKVHRDGHNLDRCRTQFKLVESIAQQEDAMNKLVEKLG, encoded by the coding sequence ATGAATTCTCCATCCTACGATCTCCGCGCCGTGGCCGGACAGTTTACGATTCACGGGGAATATGTTTCGGCCGCCCCCTACGGCAGCGGCCACATCAACGACACGTTTTGCGCGGTGTTCCAGCAGGCCGGCGTGCCGGTGCGCTACATCCTCCAGCGAATCAACCACCACATCTTCAAGCGGCCGGCGGCCCTGATGGAAAACGTGCAACGCGTCACCGCGCACCTGGCCCGCAAGGTCGCCGGCGAACCGGACGCCAGCCGCCGGGTGCTGACGCTCATCCCGGCGCGCGACGGCCGGGCGTGGCACGTGGATGCCGCCGGCAACCACTGGCGCGCGTATCTCTTCATCGAACGCGCCCGCACCTACGACGCCGTGGAAAGCGCCGAACAGGCGTTCAAGGCCGCGCGCGCGTTTGGCGAATTCCAGCGGCAACTGGCCGATTTGCCCGCCCCGCGGCTGCACGACACGATTCCGGACTTCCATCACACGCCCAAACGCTTTGCCGCGCTGGAAAAGGCGATCGCCGCGGACGTGGCGGGGCGCGCGCAACTGGCCCGGGCGGAAATTAATTTCGCCCTCGCCCACCAGCCGATGACCCGCGTGCTGCTCGACGCGAACCTGCCGGAACGCGTCACCCACAACGACACCAAGTTCAACAACGTCATGCTGGACGAAGCCACCGGCGAGGGCATTTGCGTCATTGACCTCGACACGGTGATGCCCGGGCTGGCGCTTTATGATTTCGGCGACATGGTCCGCACCACGACGAGCCCGGCCAAAGAGGATGAGCGCGACCTGACGAAAGTGGCGATGCAGTTCCCGATGTTCGAGGCGCTCGTGCGCGGCTACCTCGCCGCCGCAGGCGGTTTCCTGACACCGGCTGAAAAACAACTGCTCGCCTGCGCGGGCAAGTTGATCACCTTTGAAATCGGCATCCGTTTCCTGACCGATTACCTGGCCGGCGACGTGTATTTCAAGGTGCACCGCGACGGGCACAATCTGGACCGTTGCCGGACGCAGTTCAAACTGGTCGAATCCATCGCGCAGCAGGAAGATGCAATGAACAAATTGGTGGAGAAATTGGGATGA
- the dacB gene encoding D-alanyl-D-alanine carboxypeptidase/D-alanyl-D-alanine-endopeptidase has protein sequence MRLLFLSPPARLAFTLLVLFFRTVPAFAQSTNGAHSLEELGAQIEAHVTAPRFNAALWGVQVDSLDTGRTVFAHHADRLMSPASNSKLYMAALALDRLGGDYRFVTPLYATAKPNRAGRVHGDVILFGQGDPSWNLPVGATNFYDLFEPFVAVLTNAGVRRISGDIVADATFFHGPPNGGSWTVEDLENTEGAEVSAITLAENCAQLRITPAAREGEPCRVEWLQPHTGLTLDNRTTTSATNGVRHLETHRSYGETVVRVFGALPLGSEADIEDAPVPRPADWFAAGFKAALARHGIRVDGRARSVRWPEASVVRPTCVKLGEVTSPPLRDLVRACLKPSQNLFADLLFDHVGELTRTPATPAWRTSEGLALDALEAFLRTNNLPAGDLHFDEGSGLSRNNLTSARLTLALVELMAHHRSANDFANALPIAGVDGTLRRRMKGTPAEGNVRAKTGTLRWANSLSGYVTSAAGERLAFSLMLNRYVPMPDHSGRLELDAIAEMLARLASRSDTTLESLYAPAGRLILASFGSAPFPHPARAAGHTYHDAFYPAATHYADSTVALFVPRGFRETPAVDFVMFVHGWNNSVAGALGKYQLVEQFAASGKNAVLVVPEGPHNAPDSFGGKFEDPGGGRRFFGEALAKLQARGVLTNAAPVLGRVILAGHSGGYHALAGLLDRGGIAANVQEVWLFDALYGGTDTFQSWQQKQHGRWLNLYTDHGGTKDESLREQAALAQQSVPVLTGEDNAISSAAFQTNSVAFLHTDLAHDAVVNQRKAFELFLKTSRLENQ, from the coding sequence ATGAGACTTTTGTTCCTGTCCCCCCCGGCCCGGCTGGCGTTCACGCTGCTCGTTTTGTTTTTCCGCACCGTTCCCGCGTTCGCGCAGTCCACCAACGGCGCGCACTCGCTGGAGGAACTGGGCGCACAGATCGAGGCGCACGTGACCGCGCCGCGGTTCAACGCCGCGCTCTGGGGCGTGCAGGTCGATTCGCTCGACACGGGCCGCACGGTGTTTGCGCATCACGCCGACCGGCTGATGAGCCCGGCCTCGAACAGCAAACTCTACATGGCGGCGCTGGCACTGGATCGTCTTGGCGGCGATTACCGCTTCGTCACGCCGCTCTACGCCACGGCCAAACCGAACCGCGCCGGCCGCGTGCACGGCGATGTCATCCTGTTCGGCCAGGGCGACCCAAGCTGGAACCTGCCCGTCGGGGCGACAAATTTTTACGACCTGTTTGAACCGTTCGTCGCCGTGTTGACGAACGCCGGCGTGCGCCGCATCAGCGGCGACATCGTGGCGGACGCGACGTTTTTTCACGGCCCGCCCAACGGCGGCAGCTGGACCGTGGAGGATCTCGAAAACACGGAGGGCGCCGAGGTTTCGGCCATCACGCTGGCGGAAAACTGCGCGCAGCTGCGCATCACCCCGGCCGCCCGGGAAGGCGAGCCATGCCGGGTGGAATGGTTGCAGCCGCACACCGGCCTCACGCTGGACAACCGCACCACCACCAGCGCGACGAACGGCGTCCGGCACCTCGAAACCCACCGCAGCTACGGAGAAACCGTGGTGCGCGTGTTCGGCGCGCTGCCGCTCGGCAGCGAAGCCGACATTGAGGATGCGCCCGTGCCCCGGCCGGCGGACTGGTTTGCCGCCGGTTTCAAGGCCGCCCTCGCGCGGCACGGCATCCGCGTGGACGGCCGGGCGCGCAGCGTGCGCTGGCCCGAGGCTTCAGTCGTCCGGCCCACGTGCGTCAAGCTGGGGGAAGTCACTTCGCCGCCGTTGCGCGATTTGGTCCGCGCCTGTTTGAAGCCGTCGCAAAATCTGTTTGCCGACCTGCTGTTCGATCACGTGGGTGAATTGACCCGCACGCCGGCCACGCCGGCATGGCGCACTTCCGAAGGTCTGGCGCTCGACGCGCTGGAGGCGTTTTTGCGCACGAACAACCTGCCGGCCGGCGATCTGCATTTCGACGAGGGCTCCGGGCTGTCGCGCAACAATCTGACGAGCGCACGGCTGACACTGGCGTTGGTGGAGTTGATGGCACACCACCGCAGTGCCAACGACTTTGCCAATGCCCTGCCCATTGCCGGCGTGGACGGCACGTTGCGCCGCCGCATGAAAGGCACGCCGGCCGAGGGGAACGTGCGCGCCAAGACGGGCACGTTGCGCTGGGCCAATTCCCTGTCCGGCTATGTGACCTCCGCCGCCGGCGAGCGGCTGGCGTTCAGCCTGATGCTCAATCGCTACGTGCCAATGCCGGACCACAGCGGCCGCCTCGAACTCGATGCGATTGCCGAAATGCTGGCCCGCCTCGCCAGTCGCTCGGACACCACACTGGAATCACTTTACGCACCGGCGGGCCGGCTGATCCTCGCGTCGTTCGGCAGCGCGCCGTTTCCGCATCCCGCGCGAGCGGCCGGCCACACGTATCATGACGCATTCTATCCGGCCGCGACGCACTACGCCGACAGCACGGTGGCGTTGTTCGTGCCACGCGGGTTCCGCGAAACGCCGGCGGTGGACTTTGTGATGTTCGTCCACGGCTGGAATAATTCTGTGGCGGGCGCGCTGGGGAAATATCAACTGGTCGAGCAGTTCGCCGCCAGCGGCAAGAACGCCGTGCTGGTCGTGCCGGAAGGCCCGCACAACGCGCCGGATTCGTTTGGCGGCAAGTTTGAAGACCCCGGCGGCGGCCGGCGGTTCTTCGGGGAGGCGCTCGCCAAGTTGCAGGCGCGCGGCGTGCTGACCAACGCGGCGCCCGTTTTGGGCCGCGTGATTCTGGCGGGCCACAGCGGCGGCTACCATGCCCTGGCGGGATTGCTCGACCGTGGCGGCATTGCGGCCAACGTGCAGGAGGTCTGGCTCTTCGACGCGCTTTACGGCGGGACGGACACCTTTCAATCCTGGCAACAAAAGCAACATGGACGCTGGTTGAATCTTTACACCGACCACGGCGGCACGAAGGACGAGTCGTTGCGCGAGCAGGCGGCGCTGGCGCAGCAGTCCGTTCCCGTGCTGACCGGCGAAGACAACGCAATTTCGTCCGCCGCGTTTCAGACCAACTCGGTGGCGTTTCTGCACACCGACCTGGCGCATGATGCCGTGGTCAATCAACGCAAGGCTTTTGAATTGTTTCTGAAAACGAGTCGTCTGGAGAACCAATGA
- a CDS encoding NAD-dependent epimerase/dehydratase family protein — MRILVTGGAGFIGSHIVEHFQGHAEVRVLDNLRSGFKHNLAGLPHEFIEASILDRGAVRRAMAGVDYVFHLAAMISVPESMQQPIECSEINTHGTLIVLEEAARAGVKKLALSSSAAIYGDNPVVPKVETMFPEPKSPYAITKLDGEYYCRMFAAEGRLATVCLRYFNVFGPRQDPKSQYAAAVPIFIHRALRHEPITIYGDGGQTRDFIYVKDIAKANAFLATESPATGVFNVAYGGRITIKELAQTLCQLTGSRSEIRHAPERAGDVKHSQAAIDRLRSTGFVPGGSLASGLETTVEFFRQKLTA, encoded by the coding sequence ATGAGAATTCTGGTCACCGGCGGCGCCGGCTTCATCGGCAGCCACATCGTCGAACATTTTCAAGGCCACGCCGAGGTGCGCGTGCTGGACAACCTGCGCTCCGGCTTCAAACACAACCTGGCCGGGCTGCCGCATGAATTCATCGAGGCTTCCATTCTCGACCGCGGCGCCGTGCGCCGCGCCATGGCCGGCGTCGATTACGTGTTCCACCTGGCCGCCATGATCAGCGTGCCCGAGTCGATGCAGCAGCCGATTGAGTGCAGCGAAATCAACACGCACGGCACGCTGATTGTGCTCGAGGAAGCGGCGCGCGCCGGCGTGAAGAAGCTCGCCCTCAGCAGCTCGGCGGCCATCTACGGCGACAACCCGGTCGTGCCGAAGGTGGAAACGATGTTTCCCGAACCGAAAAGTCCCTACGCCATCACCAAGCTCGACGGCGAATACTACTGCCGCATGTTCGCGGCCGAGGGCCGGCTGGCAACCGTGTGCCTGCGCTACTTCAACGTCTTCGGGCCGCGGCAGGATCCCAAAAGCCAGTATGCGGCGGCCGTGCCCATTTTCATTCATCGCGCCCTGCGCCACGAGCCGATCACGATTTATGGTGACGGCGGGCAGACGCGGGACTTCATCTACGTGAAGGACATCGCCAAGGCGAACGCCTTCCTCGCCACCGAATCGCCGGCCACCGGCGTGTTCAACGTGGCCTACGGCGGGCGCATCACGATCAAGGAACTGGCCCAAACCCTCTGCCAGCTGACGGGTTCGCGCTCGGAAATCAGGCACGCACCCGAGCGGGCCGGCGACGTGAAGCATTCCCAGGCTGCCATCGACAGATTGCGCTCCACGGGCTTCGTTCCCGGCGGCAGCCTCGCAAGCGGGCTCGAAACCACGGTGGAATTCTTCCGGCAAAAACTGACCGCCTGA
- a CDS encoding serine hydrolase, giving the protein MLQRRFWMCVLMLSTPFSPLPAAPLADAVLAAVRAAKFDGVIDFGPGNEDKSVPPGFPRPIAHVPNVDVAVLQLDAEGQLVAGADVLLSRDYPNGLVVPVDVNSGADSVRFRRWDIDRWNGGTFAPASWSPLHEKGWTNRPPLTEADDIVPGRAHAPYEFMAPYPASLFKLMVAFHVMRMVDAGVLTLDTPYTYSAPGAADETRAVRAWLEPMITVSDNHATHALLQMLHRHDHIEVLNREFRELGLGTLQINGTRASDGYGWQTDRIHMTAFDTARLLWLIDGAPGELWRRPDGRPVTARFLSDASRAFLKHLLGEQGLNEALSTANLAGAPHVRPGIPSQIAPRWINSSNGIVNVDGINFGVDVRASNAQAEVRFAHKTGLTYNYGSDAGIVRSLPGQPFRHYIIAFLSNLGYRYTDEAFAGRTRGPYADPVSPVSYTQRIPALGKAIDEAVKRLSAASPQATLAPEPDKQ; this is encoded by the coding sequence ATGTTGCAACGCCGTTTCTGGATGTGTGTGCTCATGCTTTCCACCCCGTTCTCCCCGCTGCCCGCCGCGCCGCTGGCCGACGCCGTGCTCGCGGCGGTGCGGGCGGCGAAGTTCGATGGCGTGATCGATTTCGGCCCGGGCAACGAGGACAAATCCGTGCCGCCCGGCTTTCCACGGCCCATTGCGCACGTGCCGAACGTGGACGTGGCGGTGCTGCAACTGGACGCCGAAGGGCAGCTCGTGGCCGGTGCGGATGTGTTGCTGTCGCGTGATTATCCGAACGGCCTGGTGGTGCCGGTGGACGTGAACAGCGGCGCGGACAGCGTGCGCTTCCGGCGTTGGGACATTGACCGGTGGAACGGCGGCACCTTCGCGCCGGCCTCCTGGTCGCCGCTCCACGAGAAGGGTTGGACGAACCGGCCGCCGTTGACGGAGGCGGATGACATCGTGCCGGGCCGCGCCCACGCGCCGTATGAATTTATGGCGCCGTATCCCGCGTCGTTGTTCAAACTGATGGTGGCCTTTCACGTGATGCGCATGGTGGATGCGGGCGTGCTCACGTTGGACACGCCCTACACGTATTCGGCCCCCGGCGCGGCGGACGAAACCCGTGCCGTCCGCGCGTGGCTGGAGCCGATGATTACGGTTTCCGACAACCACGCCACCCACGCGCTGCTGCAAATGCTGCACCGGCACGACCACATCGAAGTGCTCAACCGCGAATTCCGCGAGCTGGGCCTGGGCACGCTCCAGATCAACGGCACCCGTGCGTCCGACGGTTACGGCTGGCAGACCGACCGCATTCACATGACGGCGTTCGACACGGCGCGGCTGCTCTGGCTGATTGACGGCGCGCCGGGCGAGTTGTGGCGGCGGCCCGACGGCCGGCCGGTCACGGCCCGGTTTCTTTCCGACGCGTCGCGGGCCTTTTTGAAACACCTGCTCGGTGAACAGGGCCTGAACGAGGCGCTGTCCACCGCCAATCTCGCCGGCGCCCCGCACGTGCGCCCGGGCATCCCGTCCCAAATCGCCCCGCGCTGGATCAATTCCAGCAACGGCATTGTGAACGTGGACGGCATCAACTTTGGCGTGGACGTGCGCGCGAGCAACGCGCAGGCCGAGGTGAGGTTCGCGCACAAGACGGGCCTGACCTATAATTACGGCTCGGATGCCGGCATCGTGCGCTCGTTGCCGGGGCAGCCGTTCCGCCACTACATCATCGCATTCCTGAGCAATCTCGGTTACCGCTACACGGACGAGGCGTTTGCCGGCCGCACGCGCGGTCCGTATGCCGATCCGGTCAGTCCGGTGAGCTACACCCAGCGCATTCCGGCGTTGGGGAAGGCGATTGATGAGGCGGTGAAGCGATTGTCGGCCGCGTCGCCGCAGGCCACGCTTGCGCCGGAGCCGGATAAACAGTAA
- a CDS encoding dipeptide epimerase gives MKLKLHACELKLVNPWRIASSMGSGAHIVVLFELTDRDGVTGLGEAAPASTYQETAAGVMEFCQGLDAGRLSFADIPGSMAWVNSLPGMPSAARCGLNLALLDGAAKRAGQPVHDFLKLGFRENHHLTSFSIGIDSPEVVAKKVADAAAFPVLKLKVGDPRDRENFAALRSVAPRKPVRVDANEGWKTKEQALTMLETLAQDGHVQFVEQPMPRNAAPEDLIWLKERSPLPLYADESCHNMRDIPHCAECFHGVNVKLVKTGGISMAYETLQAARQTGLQTMIGCMIETSVLISAAAHLAELADHLDIDGNLLINNDPFRGATAVNGVISFADAPAKTGLCVAPRA, from the coding sequence ATGAAGCTTAAGCTGCATGCCTGCGAACTGAAGCTCGTGAATCCGTGGCGCATCGCCAGCTCGATGGGTTCCGGCGCCCACATCGTGGTTCTCTTCGAGCTGACCGACCGCGACGGCGTGACTGGCCTGGGCGAAGCTGCGCCCGCCAGCACGTATCAGGAAACCGCCGCCGGCGTGATGGAGTTTTGTCAGGGCCTCGACGCGGGCCGCCTCAGCTTCGCCGACATTCCCGGCTCGATGGCCTGGGTGAATTCCCTGCCCGGCATGCCGTCCGCGGCGCGGTGCGGCTTGAACCTCGCGCTGCTGGACGGCGCCGCGAAACGTGCCGGCCAGCCGGTCCATGATTTTCTCAAACTGGGCTTCCGCGAGAACCATCACCTCACGTCGTTCAGCATCGGCATTGACTCGCCGGAGGTGGTCGCCAAAAAGGTGGCCGACGCGGCGGCCTTTCCGGTGCTCAAGCTCAAGGTGGGCGATCCGCGCGACCGCGAAAACTTCGCGGCCCTGCGTTCCGTGGCGCCGCGCAAGCCGGTGCGCGTGGATGCCAACGAGGGCTGGAAGACGAAGGAGCAGGCGTTGACGATGCTGGAAACGCTGGCGCAGGACGGGCACGTGCAATTCGTCGAACAGCCGATGCCGCGCAATGCCGCGCCCGAGGATCTGATCTGGCTGAAGGAACGTTCCCCCCTGCCGCTCTACGCCGATGAATCGTGCCACAACATGCGCGACATTCCGCACTGCGCGGAATGTTTCCACGGCGTGAATGTGAAGCTGGTGAAAACGGGCGGGATCAGCATGGCCTACGAAACCCTGCAGGCGGCGCGCCAGACCGGATTGCAAACCATGATCGGCTGCATGATTGAGACCAGTGTGCTCATCAGCGCCGCCGCGCACCTCGCCGAACTGGCTGATCACCTCGACATCGACGGGAATCTCCTCATCAACAACGACCCGTTCCGGGGCGCCACGGCCGTCAACGGTGTGATTTCCTTCGCCGATGCGCCGGCCAAAACCGGCCTGTGCGTGGCGCCGCGCGCCTGA
- a CDS encoding LD-carboxypeptidase — MSQTRAVRTLVKPERLQPGDVVGIIAPCSPPPNPKAVDRAVNQVERMGFKAKLGRHARARHGFLAGSDRDRAADMMAMFRDRKVKGLICLRGGYGAARIVGRLDYAVLRKNPKVFAGYSDLTTLHCAINEKAGLVTFHSPMLNEGLGSADYPAFSNDAFLRAICQPAAAGSIAEGYPNRGDITILRRGVAEGRLVGGNLSILVTTVGTPWQPVFKNRLLFLEDINEEPYRLDRLLTHLLNAGVLQQVAGVAVGVNRDCEDPRAAKKIEYRQSSADVVRERLTPLGVPVVTELPFGHQPYNATLPSGARARLDAVRGDLIVTEAAVR, encoded by the coding sequence ATGAGCCAGACACGCGCCGTGAGAACTCTCGTGAAGCCCGAACGCCTGCAACCCGGCGATGTGGTGGGCATCATCGCACCCTGCAGCCCGCCGCCCAATCCGAAGGCCGTGGACCGCGCGGTCAACCAGGTGGAGCGGATGGGTTTCAAGGCGAAGCTCGGACGCCATGCGCGCGCCCGGCACGGGTTTCTCGCCGGGAGCGATCGCGACCGGGCGGCGGATATGATGGCGATGTTTCGCGACCGCAAGGTCAAGGGCCTCATCTGCCTGCGTGGCGGTTACGGCGCGGCGCGCATCGTGGGGCGGCTTGATTATGCCGTGCTCCGGAAAAACCCCAAGGTGTTCGCCGGTTACAGCGATCTCACCACGCTGCATTGTGCGATCAACGAAAAGGCCGGCCTGGTCACGTTTCACTCGCCGATGTTGAACGAGGGACTCGGCAGCGCAGACTATCCGGCCTTTTCCAACGACGCGTTTTTGCGCGCCATCTGCCAGCCGGCGGCGGCGGGCAGCATCGCCGAAGGCTATCCCAACCGTGGCGACATCACGATTTTGCGGCGCGGCGTGGCGGAGGGCCGGCTGGTGGGCGGCAACCTGTCGATCCTGGTGACCACGGTGGGCACGCCCTGGCAGCCCGTGTTCAAGAACCGGCTCCTGTTTCTCGAAGACATCAACGAAGAACCGTATCGGCTGGATCGCCTGCTGACGCATCTGCTCAACGCCGGCGTGTTGCAGCAGGTTGCCGGCGTGGCCGTGGGCGTGAACCGCGATTGCGAAGATCCGCGGGCCGCCAAGAAGATCGAATACCGTCAGTCCTCGGCCGACGTGGTGCGGGAACGCCTCACGCCGCTCGGCGTGCCCGTGGTGACGGAACTGCCCTTCGGCCATCAGCCCTACAATGCCACGCTGCCCAGCGGCGCCCGGGCACGCCTGGATGCCGTGCGGGGCGACTTGATCGTGACCGAGGCGGCCGTCCGTTGA